Proteins from one Streptomyces genisteinicus genomic window:
- a CDS encoding PadR family transcriptional regulator produces the protein MRSPGQEFGRGREAGQGRGHCGPGHHGRGEWESRRAAFGPFGPPFGGPFGGGGRGRGGGRGRARRGDVRASILALLKDRPMHGYEMIQEIGERSGGAWRPSPGSVYPTLQMLEDEGLIVSASEGGKKLFTLTDTGRTEAESGPEAPWEEAGRGVDWETVNEVRQAGFGLMEAFGQVWKTGSAEQRQKAVAVINEARKKLYLILADED, from the coding sequence ATGCGTTCACCAGGACAGGAATTCGGCAGGGGCCGTGAGGCCGGTCAGGGTCGTGGCCACTGCGGTCCCGGACATCACGGGCGGGGCGAATGGGAGAGCCGGCGTGCCGCGTTCGGGCCGTTCGGACCGCCGTTCGGCGGGCCCTTCGGCGGTGGCGGCCGCGGACGCGGCGGCGGCCGGGGGAGGGCGCGGCGCGGCGATGTACGGGCCTCGATCCTCGCCCTCCTGAAGGACCGGCCGATGCACGGCTACGAGATGATCCAGGAGATCGGCGAGCGCAGCGGCGGCGCGTGGCGGCCCAGCCCGGGCTCGGTCTATCCGACCCTCCAGATGCTGGAGGACGAGGGGCTGATCGTCAGCGCCAGCGAGGGCGGCAAGAAGCTGTTCACGCTCACCGACACGGGCCGCACCGAGGCGGAGTCCGGCCCGGAGGCCCCGTGGGAGGAGGCCGGCCGCGGCGTCGACTGGGAGACGGTCAACGAGGTGCGGCAGGCCGGGTTCGGTCTGATGGAGGCCTTCGGACAGGTCTGGAAGACCGGCAGTGCCGAGCAGCGCCAGAAGGCGGTCGCCGTCATCAACGAGGCGCGCAAGAAGCTGTATCTGATCCTCGCCGACGAGGACTGA